A single window of Acidimicrobiales bacterium DNA harbors:
- a CDS encoding electron transfer flavoprotein subunit beta/FixA family protein: MNVVVCVKQIPDPASPGKLDPVTKNLLREGKLILDESDSYGVEMGLQLAEQAGGGEVTLVSMAPNSETSGLRTALAMGAAKAILVSDPSLAGSDALSTAKVLAAAIKRAEPDLILAATESTDGYTGTLPVQVAELLGLPAVTFAKKVTVADGKVSVERQTEVGYDQVEVSLPAVVTVTAGVVEPRYPSFKGIMAAKGKPVEELKVADLGVDGGAVGAAGARQEVVAVAPAEARKAGEIVVDEGDAHERIVAYLEQLKVI; the protein is encoded by the coding sequence ATGAACGTTGTCGTCTGCGTAAAGCAGATCCCTGACCCCGCGTCGCCCGGGAAGCTAGATCCGGTCACCAAGAACCTGCTACGCGAGGGCAAGCTGATCCTTGACGAATCGGACTCCTACGGCGTGGAGATGGGGCTCCAGCTGGCGGAGCAGGCCGGGGGCGGCGAGGTGACCCTCGTGTCGATGGCCCCCAACAGCGAGACCAGTGGCCTGCGCACCGCGCTGGCGATGGGCGCTGCCAAGGCAATCCTCGTGAGCGACCCGTCACTGGCCGGCTCCGACGCGCTCAGCACGGCCAAGGTGCTGGCGGCGGCGATCAAGAGGGCCGAACCCGATCTGATCCTCGCAGCGACCGAGTCGACCGACGGCTACACCGGGACCCTGCCGGTGCAGGTGGCGGAGCTGCTCGGCTTGCCGGCCGTCACCTTCGCAAAGAAGGTGACCGTCGCGGACGGAAAGGTCAGCGTCGAGCGTCAGACCGAGGTCGGCTACGACCAGGTGGAGGTCTCCCTGCCCGCTGTCGTAACCGTGACCGCCGGCGTGGTGGAGCCCAGGTATCCCTCCTTCAAGGGCATCATGGCGGCGAAGGGCAAGCCCGTCGAGGAGTTGAAGGTCGCCGATCTGGGCGTGGACGGCGGTGCGGTCGGGGCCGCCGGCGCTCGCCAGGAGGTCGTAGCTGTGGCGCCGGCCGAGGCCCGCAAGGCAGGGGAGATAGTCGTCGACGAGGGCGACGCTCACGAGCGGATCGTGGCGTACCTCGAGCAGCTCAAGGTCATCTAG
- a CDS encoding ArsA family ATPase, producing MVDLLDRKLIFVTGKGGTGKTTVAAALAWLGASRGKRTLVCEVDAKGNLSDFFETGPTRFEEREIAPNLWAMSMDTEASLKQYLSLQLKIPLVAKVGPLAKMFDFVASAAPGVREIVTVGKLCWEVRERHYDLVVVDASATGHIIGQLSAPQAINQLVQVGLVRQQTGWMLEILENHATTGLVVVATPAEMPVNETLDLTGRLRSETKVDLAAVVVNRVLPELFGRGEEEVFDRLDSSEGRSLLDDALGGPSAPLLQAARLTVTMRRSRTEHLEHLRDAIDPSVPMLYLPYVFFRSHGLRATHQIADSLSAELGY from the coding sequence ATGGTCGACCTGCTGGACCGCAAGCTGATCTTCGTCACCGGCAAGGGAGGGACCGGTAAGACGACCGTCGCCGCCGCGCTCGCGTGGCTGGGAGCGAGCCGCGGCAAGCGGACCCTCGTGTGCGAAGTGGACGCGAAGGGCAACCTCTCGGACTTCTTCGAGACGGGACCGACCCGGTTCGAAGAACGCGAGATCGCTCCGAACCTGTGGGCCATGTCGATGGACACCGAGGCGTCCCTCAAGCAGTACCTGTCCTTGCAGCTCAAGATCCCCCTGGTCGCCAAGGTCGGACCCCTCGCCAAGATGTTCGACTTCGTGGCGTCGGCCGCTCCCGGCGTCCGGGAGATCGTGACCGTCGGGAAGCTCTGCTGGGAGGTCCGAGAGAGGCACTACGACCTGGTCGTGGTCGACGCTTCCGCCACCGGGCACATCATCGGGCAGCTCTCGGCACCGCAGGCGATCAACCAGCTGGTTCAGGTCGGCCTGGTGAGGCAGCAGACGGGCTGGATGCTGGAGATCCTCGAAAACCACGCCACGACCGGCCTCGTGGTCGTCGCCACGCCCGCCGAGATGCCCGTCAACGAGACGCTCGATCTCACCGGCCGCCTGCGCTCCGAGACCAAAGTGGATCTCGCCGCTGTCGTGGTGAACCGGGTGCTGCCCGAGTTGTTCGGCCGCGGTGAGGAGGAGGTTTTCGACAGGCTCGACTCGTCCGAAGGCAGGTCGCTCCTCGACGACGCGTTGGGTGGGCCGAGCGCGCCGCTGCTGCAAGCGGCACGGCTCACCGTGACCATGCGGCGTTCGCGTACAGAGCACCTCGAACACCTCCGCGACGCGATCGACCCGTCGGTGCCGATGCTCTACCTCCCGTATGTTTTCTTCCGTTCGCACGGTCTCCGGGCGACGCATCAGATAGCAGACTCGCTGTCCGCAGAGCTGGGGTATTGA
- a CDS encoding DUF3107 domain-containing protein produces the protein MDVRIGVTQTPKEIEVELPEGTQADAIADHIDKALSAESGVLWLTDRRGRRVGIPAAKVAYVELDTSSEDRRVGFGSAVR, from the coding sequence GTGGACGTCCGTATCGGTGTCACCCAGACCCCAAAGGAGATCGAGGTCGAACTCCCCGAGGGGACCCAAGCCGACGCGATCGCCGACCACATCGACAAGGCGCTGTCAGCGGAGAGCGGTGTCCTCTGGTTGACCGACCGGCGCGGGCGGCGTGTGGGGATTCCTGCCGCCAAGGTGGCCTATGTGGAGCTCGACACCAGCAGCGAAGACCGCCGGGTGGGGTTCGGCTCAGCGGTCCGCTGA
- a CDS encoding sensor histidine kinase, which produces MATIAELVEEHTALKGAVVGHLQRLVAGWGVLSDLSFSDLLLFAPAKSSPGGFVVLGQVRPTTNQTLHLDDLVGSIMTAEDRPVLPRAWSVGGIVEGEVAIPRRSEHARIVCIPVRWQGELVAIMTRESALSVGRRPGVLERVYVEVFDRLARMISNGDFPFPVDEAVVTETPRVGDGVLVLDASARVDYASPNAVNALHRMGVYSGIEGVRLDEAGLSQTAVSVAFQTRLPAVEELVHGADTAVVIRCVPLLDRSAVTGALVLVRDVSDLRRRDRLLLSKDAAIREVHHRVKNNLQTISSLLRIQSRRVPTGEARHALEESERRVRSIAVVHEILSRDTTDEVDFNDILPSLVRMAEDLGSTERPVKITYTGEAGELQASLATPLAVVITELLQNAAEHARPVKDHGHTAPLHVEVELDRRDGELRVTVTDDGVGLPAGFDIDSTSSLGLSIVRGLVGTQMAGTIRMYNRPEGGAVVELVFPVDQGSEPDLAAI; this is translated from the coding sequence ATGGCCACGATCGCCGAGCTCGTCGAGGAACACACCGCTCTCAAGGGCGCGGTGGTGGGCCACCTGCAGAGGCTGGTAGCGGGGTGGGGCGTCCTGTCGGACCTGTCGTTCTCGGATCTGCTTCTGTTCGCGCCGGCGAAGTCGTCGCCCGGGGGGTTCGTGGTGCTCGGGCAGGTGAGGCCGACGACGAACCAGACGCTGCATCTCGACGACCTTGTCGGAAGCATCATGACCGCGGAAGACCGCCCGGTGCTTCCGAGGGCCTGGTCCGTCGGCGGCATAGTCGAGGGGGAGGTGGCGATACCACGCCGCAGCGAGCACGCCCGCATCGTGTGCATACCCGTGCGGTGGCAGGGTGAGCTCGTGGCGATCATGACGCGCGAGTCGGCGCTGTCCGTCGGTCGCCGGCCCGGGGTGCTCGAGCGGGTATATGTGGAGGTCTTCGACCGTCTGGCGCGGATGATCTCCAACGGCGACTTCCCGTTCCCGGTTGACGAGGCTGTGGTCACCGAGACACCCCGCGTCGGTGACGGCGTTCTCGTCCTCGACGCCAGCGCGAGGGTTGACTACGCCTCACCGAACGCGGTCAACGCGTTGCACCGCATGGGCGTGTATTCCGGCATCGAGGGAGTACGACTCGACGAGGCCGGACTCTCGCAGACCGCGGTGTCGGTCGCGTTCCAGACGAGGCTCCCGGCAGTTGAGGAGCTCGTGCACGGCGCAGACACCGCTGTCGTGATCCGGTGCGTCCCGCTGCTCGACAGGTCCGCAGTGACCGGAGCGCTGGTGCTGGTACGGGACGTGAGCGACCTGCGCCGGCGTGACCGCCTGCTTCTCTCGAAGGACGCGGCGATCCGCGAGGTCCACCACCGGGTCAAGAACAACCTGCAGACGATCTCCTCGCTGCTGCGCATCCAGTCACGCAGGGTGCCCACAGGAGAGGCGCGCCACGCGCTCGAGGAATCCGAGCGCCGGGTTCGCTCGATCGCCGTGGTGCACGAGATCCTGTCCCGCGACACGACCGACGAGGTCGACTTCAACGACATCCTGCCTTCCCTGGTCCGCATGGCCGAGGACTTGGGCAGCACCGAACGGCCGGTGAAGATCACCTACACCGGCGAAGCGGGTGAGCTACAGGCTTCGCTCGCGACCCCGTTGGCCGTGGTCATCACGGAGCTCCTGCAGAACGCCGCCGAGCACGCCAGGCCTGTCAAGGATCACGGGCACACAGCGCCGCTGCACGTCGAGGTGGAGCTCGATCGCCGCGACGGGGAGTTGAGGGTCACGGTCACCGACGACGGGGTGGGTCTGCCTGCCGGGTTCGACATCGACAGCACGTCGAGCCTGGGGCTGTCGATCGTTCGCGGCCTGGTCGGCACGCAGATGGCCGGCACCATCCGGATGTACAACCGGCCGGAGGGTGGTGCTGTGGTCGAACTCGTGTTCCCGGTGGACCAAGGAAGCGAGCCGGACCTCGCCGCGATCTGA
- a CDS encoding electron transfer flavoprotein subunit alpha/FixB family protein, protein MALNKILVVVVRAGDKVAPVSLELLTKARELASSVEGVTWGDADAIAGEAGAHGATALHTVGDLRGGLAGPAVAAAIAEQASSGGFDAVFVPQTYDGRDIAGRLSARLDRPVLTNVVGIAEGDAGLVTEHAIFGGTEILNARLMAGSPGIYVIRAKSFAAEPSGGGAAPVDTWSVPDLGATGSAKVLSSHVEETEGPKLDEAAIVVSGGRGLGQADGYQMIEDLAKLLKGAAGASRAIVDAGWVPYSHQVGQTGKTVKPTVYIAAGISGATQHMVGMKGSKNIVAINKDQEAPIFSIADLGIVGDVNKVLPKLIEALRARG, encoded by the coding sequence ATGGCACTCAACAAGATTCTCGTCGTCGTCGTACGCGCCGGCGACAAGGTGGCGCCCGTCTCGCTCGAGTTGCTCACCAAGGCGCGCGAGCTGGCGTCCTCCGTCGAAGGCGTCACGTGGGGCGACGCGGATGCAATCGCCGGCGAAGCCGGCGCTCACGGTGCGACCGCCCTGCACACGGTCGGCGACCTCCGCGGTGGTCTCGCCGGCCCGGCCGTGGCGGCCGCCATCGCCGAGCAGGCCTCGTCGGGCGGGTTCGACGCCGTTTTCGTCCCGCAGACCTACGACGGCCGCGACATAGCCGGCCGCCTGTCCGCCAGGTTGGACCGCCCGGTTCTGACCAACGTAGTGGGGATCGCCGAGGGCGACGCAGGCCTGGTGACCGAGCACGCCATCTTCGGCGGAACGGAGATCCTCAACGCCCGCCTCATGGCAGGCTCCCCGGGGATCTACGTGATCCGGGCCAAGTCGTTCGCCGCGGAGCCGAGCGGCGGGGGAGCGGCGCCGGTCGACACCTGGTCGGTCCCGGACCTCGGTGCGACCGGTTCCGCCAAGGTGCTGTCGTCCCACGTGGAGGAGACCGAGGGCCCCAAGCTCGACGAGGCGGCGATCGTCGTGTCCGGCGGGCGCGGGCTCGGCCAGGCCGATGGCTACCAGATGATCGAGGACCTGGCAAAGCTTCTCAAGGGCGCCGCCGGCGCCTCGCGTGCGATCGTCGACGCCGGCTGGGTCCCCTACTCCCACCAGGTGGGCCAGACCGGCAAGACGGTCAAGCCGACCGTCTACATCGCCGCGGGCATCTCCGGGGCAACGCAGCACATGGTCGGCATGAAGGGCTCGAAGAACATCGTCGCCATAAACAAGGACCAGGAGGCCCCGATCTTCTCGATTGCCGACCTGGGAATCGTCGGCGATGTGAACAAGGTGCTGCCGAAGCTCATAGAGGCGCTGCGCGCCCGGGGCTAG
- a CDS encoding MSMEG_4193 family putative phosphomutase yields MATRARTTPPTTVLLVRHGTTDTTGKILPGRAAGLHLSEAGTAQAARVAERLAAWSAKITAVYSSPLERTRETAGAIAKTLGLRVHVERGLLECDFGEWTGGALKDLSKLPEWSTVQRYPSGFRFPGGESFAGMQARIVDTIGKLRARHAGETVVAVSHADPIKAAVAQAVGTHLDLFQRIVISPCSVTGIVYGAHGPTVLAVNSTGSLSELVPS; encoded by the coding sequence ATGGCAACCCGCGCGAGGACAACTCCACCCACGACGGTCCTGCTGGTACGGCACGGCACCACCGACACCACCGGCAAGATCCTTCCGGGCCGCGCCGCGGGGCTGCACCTGTCGGAGGCCGGAACGGCACAAGCCGCACGCGTAGCGGAGCGTTTGGCAGCCTGGTCGGCGAAGATCACCGCCGTCTACTCATCGCCTCTCGAGCGAACCCGCGAGACGGCGGGCGCCATCGCGAAGACCCTCGGCTTGCGGGTCCACGTCGAGCGGGGGCTACTCGAATGCGATTTCGGCGAGTGGACAGGAGGTGCGCTCAAGGACCTCTCCAAGCTTCCAGAATGGTCGACGGTGCAGCGCTACCCGAGTGGGTTCCGGTTTCCCGGGGGAGAGTCCTTTGCCGGGATGCAGGCGCGGATCGTCGACACCATCGGAAAGCTGCGTGCCCGTCACGCCGGCGAAACCGTCGTCGCCGTCTCGCACGCCGACCCCATCAAAGCAGCGGTCGCGCAAGCGGTTGGCACGCACCTCGACCTGTTCCAGAGGATCGTCATCTCCCCCTGCTCGGTGACAGGCATCGTGTACGGGGCTCATGGGCCTACTGTGCTGGCCGTCAACTCGACCGGGTCGTTGAGCGAGCTGGTGCCGTCATGA
- a CDS encoding diacylglycerol kinase family protein produces the protein MRLLLVVNTSASSVTARARVVIQKSLAADHDVTVAETSRRGHATRLAQGAASRGVDCVVVLGGDGTLNEAANGLAGSRCALGVLPGGSTNVFARTIGMTNDPIEATGELLDALARGEDGIRKVGLGSVNGRRYLFHVGVGFDAAVVAQVEKRSALKRYLGHAFFAYTALDTWGRRFDRRHPHFSVRIERAVTVGADTVGVSAPKELVEVDDGYFAIILNTNPYTFLGERPFDVAPGTGLDNPLTAIVLRSLGAPTMLALAAAALRGEGGLKTSRKVSVTRDAVRVTLNAYKPVPYQVDGDYLGETSHLEFRWEPEDLRLVIPVATVPGAPASEAWHRPIRPRLG, from the coding sequence GTGCGGCTGCTACTCGTCGTCAACACGTCAGCGTCATCCGTCACCGCCCGGGCGCGGGTGGTGATCCAGAAGTCGTTGGCGGCCGATCACGACGTGACCGTCGCCGAGACCAGCCGGCGAGGTCACGCCACCCGGCTGGCGCAGGGAGCGGCGTCGAGAGGCGTCGACTGCGTGGTGGTGCTCGGCGGGGACGGGACACTGAACGAGGCTGCCAACGGGCTGGCCGGATCGCGCTGTGCGCTGGGCGTGCTGCCGGGGGGCTCGACGAACGTCTTCGCCCGGACGATCGGCATGACCAACGACCCGATCGAGGCGACCGGCGAGCTGCTGGACGCGCTCGCTCGCGGGGAGGACGGGATCCGGAAGGTGGGGCTGGGGAGCGTCAACGGCCGTCGCTACCTGTTCCATGTCGGGGTTGGCTTCGACGCGGCTGTCGTGGCCCAGGTGGAAAAGCGCTCCGCCCTCAAGCGCTACCTGGGGCACGCCTTCTTCGCGTACACGGCGCTCGACACGTGGGGCCGGCGCTTCGATCGGAGGCACCCGCACTTCTCGGTCAGGATCGAGCGTGCCGTCACGGTCGGGGCGGACACGGTCGGGGTGTCGGCTCCTAAGGAGCTCGTGGAGGTCGACGACGGCTACTTCGCGATCATCCTCAACACCAACCCGTACACGTTCCTGGGCGAGCGCCCCTTCGACGTCGCCCCGGGCACCGGTTTGGACAACCCGCTGACGGCGATAGTGCTCCGGTCGCTCGGGGCTCCCACCATGCTGGCCCTGGCGGCGGCTGCCCTGAGAGGCGAAGGGGGCTTGAAGACATCCCGGAAGGTTTCGGTCACCCGCGACGCGGTAAGGGTGACCCTGAACGCCTACAAGCCCGTCCCCTACCAGGTCGACGGCGACTATCTCGGGGAGACGAGCCATCTCGAGTTCCGTTGGGAACCGGAGGACCTGCGCTTGGTCATACCGGTCGCCACCGTGCCCGGCGCACCCGCCAGCGAGGCCTGGCACAGACCGATCCGACCCCGCCTGGGCTGA
- a CDS encoding ArsA-related P-loop ATPase, which yields MARAEQDHVSSIDALLGYKEIVIACGSGGVGKTTTAAAAAAMAAVHHGGKVLVVTVDPARRLANALGLDGLGNTETRVDPDAFKAAGVRPRGELWAAMLDTKQSWDALVRRHAPDRETAMRILSNPLYQNISGKFVQSHDYIAMERLYEIHSEGNFDLIVVDTPPTRNAIDFIEAPQRMAEFFSSRLLRLLIAPYRSRMVNMAARPFYQVADRVLGSQFLEDIAEFFILFQTMYSGFVDRARSVERVLRDKRTTFIVVSTLEAAPVREAEFFIQVLTSKRFHLGALVLNKVLPDYLLDEDAERRAVRLCDDGPELAASAGIAASLGVDDSQLGRVLAEVGENFRNFAVVARREAAQRKELEARPDVVTSVPEFDSDIHDLPGLLRLGEKIWS from the coding sequence ATGGCCAGGGCGGAACAGGACCACGTGTCGAGCATCGATGCGCTCCTTGGCTACAAGGAGATCGTGATCGCCTGCGGGTCGGGTGGTGTCGGCAAGACGACGACCGCAGCCGCGGCCGCGGCCATGGCGGCCGTCCACCACGGAGGGAAGGTTCTCGTCGTGACCGTGGACCCGGCGCGGCGGCTCGCCAACGCTCTCGGTCTCGATGGCCTTGGCAACACCGAGACCCGGGTCGACCCCGACGCATTCAAGGCTGCGGGCGTCCGACCACGCGGTGAGCTGTGGGCCGCGATGCTCGACACGAAGCAGAGCTGGGACGCGCTGGTTCGCAGGCATGCACCCGACCGCGAGACGGCCATGCGGATCCTGTCAAATCCGCTCTATCAGAACATCTCCGGCAAGTTCGTGCAGAGCCACGACTACATCGCGATGGAGCGGCTCTACGAGATCCATTCCGAGGGGAACTTCGATCTGATCGTCGTCGATACGCCGCCGACGCGCAACGCAATCGACTTCATCGAGGCTCCTCAACGCATGGCCGAGTTCTTCTCGTCGAGGCTGCTGCGCCTCTTGATCGCCCCGTACCGCTCGCGGATGGTGAACATGGCGGCGCGTCCCTTCTATCAAGTCGCGGACCGCGTGCTCGGATCGCAGTTCCTCGAGGACATCGCGGAGTTCTTCATCCTGTTCCAGACCATGTACAGCGGGTTCGTCGATAGGGCCCGCTCGGTGGAGAGGGTGCTGCGCGACAAGAGGACGACGTTCATCGTCGTGAGCACGCTCGAGGCCGCACCCGTCAGGGAGGCCGAGTTCTTCATCCAGGTACTGACCTCCAAGCGGTTCCACCTCGGCGCGCTCGTGCTGAACAAGGTCCTGCCCGATTACCTGCTCGACGAGGACGCGGAGCGCCGGGCTGTCAGGCTGTGCGACGACGGTCCGGAGCTGGCGGCCTCAGCCGGTATCGCGGCGTCCTTGGGTGTCGACGACTCCCAGCTCGGGCGGGTGCTCGCAGAGGTGGGGGAGAACTTCAGGAACTTCGCGGTGGTCGCTCGCCGGGAGGCGGCGCAGCGCAAGGAGCTCGAGGCACGTCCGGACGTAGTCACATCGGTTCCGGAGTTCGACTCGGACATACACGACCTGCCGGGCCTGTTGCGTCTCGGCGAGAAGATCTGGTCGTAG
- a CDS encoding SigB/SigF/SigG family RNA polymerase sigma factor, whose protein sequence is MTDRESLRESFAEYARTGDIVLRDRLVQAHMGLASYLARRFANRGQPLDDLVQVASLGLLKAVDRFDPGLGIEFSTYATTTIVGELKRHLRDKGWAVRAPRRMQELYLNLSQVIDTLGQELGRSPTISEMANEVGASEEDVLEALEAGQAYRFASLDAPKGDGEGTESLGDRIGHEDSELARAEGRATLDPLLRQLPLRQRRVVELRFFDGLTQSEIARRLGISQMQVSRLLTRSVAHLRSLAKVSPTAGES, encoded by the coding sequence GTGACTGACCGAGAGTCTCTGCGCGAATCGTTCGCCGAGTACGCCCGTACCGGTGACATCGTCCTGCGAGACCGGCTGGTCCAAGCACACATGGGCCTGGCCTCCTACCTGGCGCGTCGTTTCGCCAACCGGGGGCAACCTCTCGACGACCTGGTTCAGGTCGCGTCCTTGGGGCTGCTGAAGGCGGTGGATCGTTTCGACCCGGGGCTTGGCATCGAGTTCTCCACGTATGCGACGACGACGATCGTCGGGGAGCTGAAAAGGCACCTGCGCGACAAGGGCTGGGCGGTCCGCGCTCCGCGGCGGATGCAGGAGCTGTACCTGAACCTGAGCCAGGTCATCGACACGCTCGGGCAGGAACTCGGGCGCTCGCCGACCATCTCCGAGATGGCGAACGAAGTGGGGGCCTCCGAGGAAGACGTCCTCGAGGCTCTCGAAGCGGGCCAGGCGTACCGGTTCGCCTCGCTCGACGCCCCGAAAGGTGACGGCGAGGGGACCGAGTCGCTCGGTGATCGCATCGGGCACGAGGACTCCGAGCTCGCCAGGGCCGAAGGGCGCGCCACCCTCGACCCGCTGCTCCGCCAGCTTCCTCTTCGCCAGCGCCGGGTCGTCGAGCTCCGTTTCTTCGACGGCCTGACCCAGTCGGAGATCGCCCGCCGTCTGGGCATATCGCAGATGCAGGTCTCCCGGCTGCTCACGCGGAGCGTGGCGCATCTCAGATCACTGGCGAAGGTGTCGCCGACCGCCGGCGAATCCTGA
- a CDS encoding DUF3090 family protein: protein MSRSFELPEVEWATVGTVGEPGHRTFYLQARQDDQLVTLKLEKQQVAAMSQFLAEILSDLPSPEVIADNDDQELVEPVLAEWAVGALQLAYDGSADRIVILAEELGPPDEESEDDDLQSPPGEIDEPDLETITAGVGTSDEHAVGRIGITRSQAAGIAKRGWELVGAGRPTCTLCGHPIDPEGHSCPRTNGHGSPGR, encoded by the coding sequence GTGAGCAGGTCCTTCGAGCTGCCCGAGGTCGAGTGGGCGACCGTAGGCACCGTTGGCGAGCCGGGACACCGGACGTTCTACCTGCAGGCTCGCCAGGACGATCAGCTGGTCACGCTCAAGCTGGAGAAACAGCAGGTCGCCGCCATGTCCCAGTTCCTCGCCGAGATCCTGTCCGATCTACCGTCTCCCGAAGTGATCGCCGACAACGATGACCAGGAGCTGGTCGAGCCGGTGCTGGCCGAATGGGCGGTCGGGGCGCTTCAGCTGGCCTACGACGGGTCCGCGGACCGGATCGTCATCCTCGCCGAGGAGCTAGGCCCGCCGGACGAGGAGTCCGAAGACGACGATCTGCAGTCCCCGCCCGGCGAAATCGACGAGCCCGACCTCGAGACGATCACCGCCGGCGTGGGGACGAGCGACGAGCACGCCGTGGGCCGCATCGGGATCACCCGCTCGCAAGCCGCCGGCATCGCCAAGCGAGGCTGGGAGTTGGTCGGCGCCGGCCGACCCACGTGCACCCTCTGCGGCCACCCCATCGACCCCGAAGGCCACTCATGCCCCAGAACCAACGGTCACGGGTCCCCGGGGCGCTGA
- a CDS encoding SCO1664 family protein, producing the protein MPQNQRSRVPGALSGSTGVLACGEVEIQGRMPWSSNATFLVTVDRPGGDGQAGEAPLAAIYKPAAGERPLWDFPGGLYRREIAAYELSEALGWALVPETVARDDAPLGSGSLQRFVDADFEQHYFTLLEEDRFHPTLKRMAVFDVVANNADRKGGHCLLDTAGHIWGIDHGLCFHTDPKLRTVIWDFAGERLEDSDAADLAGLLERGLPERLTACLHQGEAAALEQRISRLLRVGRLPEPRSDRPYPWPLV; encoded by the coding sequence ATGCCCCAGAACCAACGGTCACGGGTCCCCGGGGCGCTGAGCGGCTCCACGGGTGTCCTCGCGTGCGGCGAGGTCGAGATCCAGGGCCGCATGCCCTGGAGCAGCAATGCGACGTTCCTCGTGACGGTGGACCGCCCGGGTGGGGACGGACAGGCAGGCGAGGCTCCCCTGGCGGCGATCTACAAGCCGGCCGCCGGCGAGCGCCCGCTGTGGGACTTCCCGGGCGGCCTGTACCGGCGCGAGATCGCCGCGTACGAGCTTTCGGAGGCGCTCGGGTGGGCCCTGGTGCCCGAGACCGTCGCCCGCGACGACGCACCGCTTGGCAGCGGCTCGCTGCAACGCTTCGTGGACGCTGACTTCGAGCAGCACTACTTCACGCTGCTCGAGGAGGACCGGTTCCACCCAACGCTGAAGCGGATGGCGGTGTTCGACGTGGTCGCCAACAACGCCGACCGCAAGGGTGGCCACTGCCTGCTCGACACCGCCGGCCACATCTGGGGAATCGACCACGGGCTGTGCTTCCACACCGATCCCAAGCTTCGCACCGTCATCTGGGACTTCGCCGGCGAACGCCTCGAAGACTCCGACGCGGCCGACCTCGCGGGGCTGCTCGAGCGCGGGTTGCCCGAACGGCTCACCGCGTGCCTTCACCAGGGCGAGGCGGCCGCCCTGGAGCAGCGAATCAGCCGGCTGCTGCGCGTCGGGAGGCTTCCCGAGCCGCGCAGCGACCGGCCCTACCCTTGGCCGCTCGTCTGA
- a CDS encoding WhiB family transcriptional regulator, translating into MALTWSRNIEWDLDDWRDQAACRDTDPDLFFPIGSTGPAIEQIEAAKAVCMQCDAQQSCLEFALVTNQESGIWGGTSEDERRKLRKQWLASQRRAS; encoded by the coding sequence GTGGCCCTCACCTGGAGCCGCAACATCGAGTGGGACTTGGACGACTGGCGCGATCAAGCTGCCTGCCGTGACACCGATCCCGACCTGTTCTTCCCGATCGGCAGCACCGGTCCGGCGATCGAGCAGATAGAGGCGGCGAAGGCGGTGTGCATGCAATGCGACGCACAACAGTCGTGCCTCGAGTTCGCCCTGGTGACCAACCAGGAATCGGGCATCTGGGGGGGCACGTCCGAGGACGAGAGGCGCAAGCTGCGCAAGCAGTGGCTGGCGAGCCAGCGCCGGGCTAGCTGA